A genomic stretch from Chitinophagaceae bacterium includes:
- a CDS encoding methylenetetrahydrofolate reductase, protein MKVTELIAQAKDTLVSFEILPPLKGKTINSIFDHLDPLMEFKPSFINVTYHRAEQVFKKKLDGTFEKVEIRKRPGTVGICAALQNHYNIDAVPHLICGGFSKRETEDALIDLNFIGVQNVLILRGDAPKNETSFEPHNDGHKYAIDLLKQTINLNHGIYLEEDIRDGFRTDFCAGVAGYPEKHFESPNMEIEMQRLKDKVDAGAEYIMTQMFFDNSKFFAFVKTCREMGIEVPIIPGLKPLTTKKQLTVIPRTFHVDIPTELSNEITKAKTDEDCKKIGTDWLIQQSKELKEFGVPVLHYYTLGSPKVIYNVVKNVI, encoded by the coding sequence ATGAAGGTTACTGAACTTATCGCACAGGCAAAAGATACCCTTGTATCATTCGAAATTCTTCCTCCCTTAAAAGGAAAGACAATTAATTCCATTTTTGATCATCTCGATCCTTTGATGGAATTCAAACCATCATTTATCAATGTTACCTATCACCGTGCCGAGCAGGTGTTTAAAAAGAAACTGGATGGTACGTTTGAAAAAGTGGAAATAAGAAAAAGACCAGGAACGGTTGGTATTTGTGCTGCATTACAGAATCATTATAATATCGATGCTGTACCACACCTCATTTGTGGTGGGTTTTCCAAAAGGGAAACGGAAGATGCATTGATTGATCTCAACTTCATCGGCGTACAGAATGTGCTGATCTTACGTGGCGACGCCCCCAAAAATGAAACTTCTTTTGAACCGCATAACGATGGCCATAAATATGCCATTGATCTGCTGAAGCAAACCATCAATCTCAATCATGGCATTTATCTTGAAGAAGATATCCGTGATGGTTTCCGTACTGATTTTTGTGCAGGTGTGGCTGGCTACCCCGAAAAGCATTTTGAAAGTCCGAATATGGAAATTGAAATGCAACGGTTGAAAGATAAAGTTGATGCAGGTGCAGAATATATTATGACACAGATGTTTTTCGACAACAGCAAGTTTTTTGCTTTTGTAAAAACCTGCCGTGAAATGGGCATTGAAGTTCCCATCATTCCGGGGTTGAAACCATTGACTACTAAAAAACAATTGACTGTTATTCCAAGAACCTTTCATGTGGATATTCCAACTGAACTGAGTAATGAAATAACGAAAGCCAAAACGGATGAAGATTGTAAAAAAATTGGAACCGACTGGTTGATTCAGCAATCTAAAGAACTGAAAGAGTTTGGCGTTCCCGTTCTGCATTATTATACACTCGGCAGCCCGAAAGTGATTTATAATGTGGTGAAGAATGTAATTTGA
- the lptB gene encoding LPS export ABC transporter ATP-binding protein, protein MNDCSYQRWVFTFQKGFLSLSSAENRYFRNHNFFVLSLTIHTSELVKRYRNRTVANKVSIEVKQGEIVGLLGPNGAGKTTTFYMVVGFIKPDEGEVFLNDLNITRYPMYKRAQMGIGYLPQEASVFRKLTVEENIAAVLEMTKLSKQEQHDKLEELLTEFRLHHVRKNNGDSLSGGERRRTEIARALAVDPKFILLDEPFAGVDPIAVEDIQAIVAKLKYRNIGILITDHNVTETLSICDRAYLLIEGKIFKHGTAEELSDDDQVRRLYLGRNFELKRKDYLHEEANKPMPEQPTQ, encoded by the coding sequence ATGAACGACTGTTCTTATCAGAGATGGGTTTTCACATTTCAAAAGGGATTCTTATCGCTCAGTTCTGCTGAAAACAGGTATTTTCGCAATCATAACTTTTTTGTTTTGAGTTTAACCATTCATACCTCCGAGCTCGTAAAGCGTTACCGCAACCGCACCGTTGCCAATAAAGTAAGCATTGAAGTAAAGCAGGGTGAAATTGTTGGCTTGCTCGGGCCAAATGGTGCCGGTAAAACAACAACTTTTTACATGGTGGTAGGATTTATTAAGCCCGATGAAGGTGAGGTTTTTCTCAATGATCTGAATATTACCCGTTACCCCATGTACAAACGGGCCCAGATGGGGATTGGTTACCTGCCGCAGGAAGCCAGTGTGTTCCGTAAATTAACGGTGGAAGAAAATATTGCTGCCGTACTTGAAATGACCAAGCTCAGCAAACAGGAACAGCATGATAAGCTGGAAGAATTACTCACTGAATTCCGTTTGCACCATGTTCGTAAGAATAATGGCGACAGCTTAAGTGGAGGCGAACGCAGAAGAACAGAAATTGCCCGGGCATTGGCTGTTGATCCTAAATTTATTTTGCTGGATGAACCTTTTGCCGGTGTTGATCCGATTGCAGTAGAAGATATCCAGGCAATTGTTGCCAAACTCAAATACAGGAATATCGGCATTTTAATTACTGATCACAATGTAACAGAAACGCTTTCTATCTGCGACAGGGCTTACCTGCTCATTGAAGGAAAGATCTTTAAGCACGGCACCGCCGAAGAACTGTCGGATGATGACCAGGTTCGCAGGCTTTACCTTGGCCGCAACTTTGAATTAAAACGTAAGGATTATCTGCATGAAGAAGCAAATAAGCCGATGCCTGAACAACCAACCCAGTAG